TCTCCGGACAGTCTGACCGGGCCGTCAGAATTGAAATCCCAGTCCCTGAGATCCATAATTCCCGACGATGCGACGGGAGATTTTTTACCTGAGTATGACCTGCCGCAGCCCGCAGTGGAAAACAGCAGCATTATGAGAATTGCGAGAACCCAAGCCCATGGCCTCTTTCGCACACACCCCCCTTCACGATGCGGAATCATTTATTTAATTGTATTCATTTCTCCAGGTGCTTCAATTCTTTTTTTGACCTGAGCAGCAAATAATAAAAATGAACAGCCCTTCCCTGCACTTTAGTAACGTAATGACCGGCGCAGCAGCAGCGCCATGAAATAAAACAGCACCGGCGCCGCGAGCCATATGAGCTGGGGAATGAGTGTAATGTTGTGGCCATTGAACAGAAACATCACAGGGTTCCACCACAATGCATTATACTCCCATCCGTTATTGCCCGTACTCAGGAGTTCCACGGCAAGCTCCTGCACCTGCCCCCAGACAAGAAGAACAAGGAGTTCCTTCCACTTGAAGACATCGAAACGCGGTTCTTCGCAGAACAGGTTAACCAGCCACACGCCGAGAAGGAACAGACCGCCATCCCAGAGCGTATGGCTGATAATTATAACTGTGAAATGCACCGGCGGCGGCGAAGTGAAATTAAAGATGTCAACAACGCCCAGTCCATCAAGCGTGGACAGGGGGATTTCCCAAAGCAGCCCAATGAGACACCCAATCCAAAACATGTGCCAGGTAAACCGCGTAATTTTATTTACTCGGTAAAGCACTGTGACTGTCACGGGAACAGCAGCACCGATGAAAAAATCAATCATGAAAAAATTCTTTCCTATAAATTCCATATGATACCCTCTCGTGGTCCATCACCGGTTCATGCCCGGGTCCGGTAACTGTAGTACTGGTGTTTAATTTTTAATTATTGATAGAAATATCCGTATGGGCAAGGCTTTTTTCTACAATTGAATCTCTACAAAACTATCCAATCTAAGATCGCTTCGGCTATAACTTATAAGTCTTGACAAAATGGATTTTCACTGCAATTATTACTTGTCATCGCCAGCCGGAGAGACAATAACAGAAAGACATTAACGAGCATAGGACGATTCAGGATATGAAAGTACATAAGAAAACAACCAGTGCTTTGTGTCAGGTCACCGGGAAGGAACTTTCCGAGGACATGCTGGTTCCGGCCAATTCCATCCGTCTTCCCATTCTCGAGCTCATCAGAACGGACCACCCCGACTTTGATGAAAACGGCTTTATTTGCATCGATGAGCTGAACCGGTACAGGCAAAAATATCTCAACGAACTGGTCATCAGTGAACGGGGCGAAGTCACGGAACTGGAAAGGGAAGTCCTGGAAACCATGAAACAGGCCGATTTCCTTTCCCGCAACATCAATATAGAGGAAGAGGAAAAGTTTACCACGGGCCAGCACGTGGCCGACATAGTGGCCCGTTTCGGCGGGAGCTGGACCTTCATTATCTCCTTTTTCGTCATCCTGGCGGCCTGGATCATTACCAACGTTTTTCTTCTGGGTGCCAGACCCTTCGATCCCTACCCCTTCATCCTGTTGAACCTTATCCTGTCATGCATGGCATCCATACAGGCGCCGATCATTATGATGAGCCAGAACCGACAGGAGGCAAAAGACCGGCTCAGGTCGGAGCACGATTACCAGATCAACCTGAAGTCAGAACTGGAAATACGCCAGCTCCATGAAAAGATCGACCACCTCGTCTCGCGGCAGATGCACAAACTCTTCGAGATACAGGAGCTTCAGGTTGATTACCTGCAGGAACTGTTGAGTATTGCTGAAAATAAAAAGAACGACCGGGGTGATGCGGGATGAGTTTCGAAACGATCGTTCAGCACTTCGGATATCCCGCTATCATTCTGGGAAGCTTTCTGGAAGGTGAAACCATTCTTGTCGTGGGAGGTTTTGCCGCGCACCGCGGCTATCTCTCGCTGCCCCTGGTCATGGCCTGCGCCTTCGCAGGAAGCTTCATCGGGGACCAGATCTATTTTTTCATCGGCAGGAAAAAGGGCCTCGTCTACCTGGAAAAGAAACCCGCAGCCCGGGAGAAAATAGAGCGGTTTCAGGCCCTCCTGGAGCGCTATAACACGATCATCATCCTCGCTTTCAGGTTTCTCTACGGACTGCGGACCGTGGCGCCCTTCACCATCGGTCTTTCATCGGTTTCGGCGAAACGATTTTTCATCCTCAACATGATCAGCGCCCTTGTTTGGGCTGTTACCGTGGGCGGCCTGGGTTATTTTTTCGGTCATGCCTTCGAGATTCTCCTCGATGACCTGAAAAAATACGAGATATGGGTCATGGGTGCCGGCCTGATGATACTCGCAATACATCTTGTTCTACGTTACTGGAAAAACCGCAAAAAAAGCATAACCCGGGAGGAATAAGAATAAAATAACTGCATCCTTGATCTTAACCCCATCGCTGTCCGAAATTTTATTATTTTTTTTCCTGCCCTGAAACATTCCCATAAATTATGTGTCTCTTACATCGTGTTTTCAATTATGGATATTCCCCTGTTAACGCACGTTCCGTGCCTGATAACAAGGCGTATCCCTTTTGCATATCAACTATGGCATTGAAATTTCTAATTTTCATCTACAGGAATTTATTTTTATAAAAATATTCCGGAGGTACCATCCATGTTTCAAAAAATAAAATCACAGTATAAAATTTCACTGCCAATCCTGGGCATCTTTCTCGCGGTTTTTCTCGTCTACCATATGTCATGCCGGAGCGGTACCAGTTCCCTTTTCAGCGCCGGCAATAAATCACCCCTGGTGGGAACCGGTGAAGTCGCCGATGCCGTTAAAGTACAGGATGCGTTCCGTAAGATTTACAATCTTTACCAGAACAGCGTTGTATTTATCAGCACCGAGCAGACCGTAAAGCTTCAATCATCGCCTTTTTTTAATGATCCATTTTTCCGCAATTTTTTTGGACAAAATGCGGTCCCTCAGGGTAAAACGGAAAAACGTCAGGGCCTTGGTACCGGTTTTATCCTTTCCGAAGATGGTTACATCTGCACCAACTATCACGTGATAGCCGATGTTGATAAAATCAACATCAAAGTTAACAATGAAAACTATGTTGCCACGGTGGTTGGCTATGATGAAAGAACCGACATCGCCCTGTTAAAAATTTCAGCAAAAGGAAAGTTTCTGCCCGTGTTCCTCGGTGACTCAGACAAGGTAAATGTTGGCGACTGGGCTATCGCCATCGGCAACCCCTTCGGTCTCGATAAAACTTTCACAACGGGCGTTATAAGCGCCATCGCCCGCAAGGACCTGGACCTCATGGGCGATTCACAGACGCATATCCAGACCGACGCTTCCATCAACCCCGGCAATTCGGGAGGTCCTCTTATAAACATCTATGGCGAGGTCATCGGCATCAACCGGATGATCTACTCCCAGAGCGGCGGGAACATGGGAATAGGTTTCGCCATTCCCATTAACAAGGCAAAGGATGTCCTGGAACAGCTCAAGACCCATAAAAAGGTAAAACGGGGATATATCGGCGTGCAGATAGTGCCCATCACCGATGATTACGCCGGGCAGCTGGGACTTGCAAAA
The window above is part of the Spirochaetae bacterium HGW-Spirochaetae-1 genome. Proteins encoded here:
- a CDS encoding DedA family protein, with amino-acid sequence MSFETIVQHFGYPAIILGSFLEGETILVVGGFAAHRGYLSLPLVMACAFAGSFIGDQIYFFIGRKKGLVYLEKKPAAREKIERFQALLERYNTIIILAFRFLYGLRTVAPFTIGLSSVSAKRFFILNMISALVWAVTVGGLGYFFGHAFEILLDDLKKYEIWVMGAGLMILAIHLVLRYWKNRKKSITREE
- a CDS encoding serine protease, whose amino-acid sequence is MFQKIKSQYKISLPILGIFLAVFLVYHMSCRSGTSSLFSAGNKSPLVGTGEVADAVKVQDAFRKIYNLYQNSVVFISTEQTVKLQSSPFFNDPFFRNFFGQNAVPQGKTEKRQGLGTGFILSEDGYICTNYHVIADVDKINIKVNNENYVATVVGYDERTDIALLKISAKGKFLPVFLGDSDKVNVGDWAIAIGNPFGLDKTFTTGVISAIARKDLDLMGDSQTHIQTDASINPGNSGGPLINIYGEVIGINRMIYSQSGGNMGIGFAIPINKAKDVLEQLKTHKKVKRGYIGVQIVPITDDYAGQLGLAKTKGALIGGVMDNSPAEKGGIRVGDVILKINNKEIASYTDVVQEVEKTEIGKTLKVTVWRNKQEVNLFITVKERP